A single genomic interval of Pyrus communis chromosome 7, drPyrComm1.1, whole genome shotgun sequence harbors:
- the LOC137739928 gene encoding pentatricopeptide repeat-containing protein At2g42920, chloroplastic gives MTPCCCSFTSSTSISKFISENPHLSMLENQCTSMKDLQKIHAHLLKTGLTKDTVVASRVLAFSACRAGDINYAYMVFQHIKKPNPFIWNTIIRGFSESQNPKTAISLFIEMLVASEIEPQRLTYPSVFKAYSQVGLAEDGAQLHGRVIKLGLEGDEFTRNTIIHMYANCGFLREARKLFDEHLECDSVAWNSMIMGLSKCGEVSESKRLFDKMPSRNSVSWNSMTSGFVRNGKYAEALELFGEMQKERIRPSEFTMVSLLNASAQLGAIGQGEWIHEYIKKNGIEMNGIVVTAIISMYCKCGSIKKALRVFEAAPNKVLSCWNTMIMGLAVNGCEEEAIELFSRLETSNFIPDGVSFLGVLTACNHSGKVEKARDYLSKMTRSYKIEPSIKHYSCMVDVLGRAGLLEEAEELIDNMPVKADAIIWGSLLSCCRKHSNIEMAKRAAKRVIELDPNDSCGYVLMSNVYAASSQFQEATKERLSMKEQKIEKEPGCSLIEVDGEVHEFIAGGRLHHKAPEIYSLLDELGFMIPEMG, from the coding sequence ATGACACCATGCTGTTGCTCCTTCACTTCTTCTACCTCCATATCCAAATTCATCTCAGAAAATCCACACCTCTCCATGCTAGAAAATCAATGCACCTCCATGAAAGACCTCCAAAAGATCCACGCGCACCTCCTCAAAACTGGCCTAACCAAGGACACAGTCGTCGCCAGCCGGGTCCTGGCCTTCTCTGCCTGCCGAGCCGGAGACATCAACTATGCCTACATGGTTTTCCAACACATAAAAAAGCCAAACCCCTTCATTTGGAATACCATCATCAGAGGCTTCTCCGAAAGCCAAAACCCGAAAACTGCAATCTCTCTTTTCATTGAAATGCTGGTAGCTTCAGAAATTGAGCCACAGAGATTGACTTACCCTTCAGTTTTCAAGGCTTATTCTCAAGTTGGCCTTGCCGAAGACGGAGCTCAGCTTCACGGAAGAGTTATAAAATTGGGTCTCGAAGGCGATGAATTTACGCGAAACACGATTATACACATGTATGCAAATTGTGGGTTTCTGAGAGAAGCAAGAAAACTGTTTGATGAGCACTTGGAATGTGACAGTGTTGCATGGAATTCTATGATCATGGGCCTTTCCAAATGTGGTGAAGTGAGTGAATCCAAGAGGCTGTTTGATAAGATGCCTTCGAGGAATTCGGTTTCTTGGAATTCAATGACTAGCGGATTTGTTAGGAATGGGAAGTATGCAGAGGCATTGGAACTTTTTGGTGAAATGCAGAAGGAGAGGATTAGGCCTAGTGAGTTTACAATGGTGAgcttgttgaatgcttctgcTCAGTTGGGAGCAATTGGACAAGGGGAGTGGATTCATGAATACATAAAGAAAAATGGGATTGAAATGAATGGAATTGTTGTCACGGCGATTATAAGCATGTACTGCAAATGTGGAAGCATCAAAAAGGCTCTTCGTGTTTTTGAGGCTGCCCCAAATAAAGTGTTGTCCTGTTGGAACACCATGATCATGGGCTTGGCCGTTAATGGTTGCGAGGAGGAAGCAATTGAGCTGTTCTCAAGGCTTGAAACTTCAAATTTTATACCGGATGGTGTCAGTTTTCTTGGGGTCCTAACAGCGTGTAATCATTCGGGGAAGGTGGAGAAAGCAAGGGATTATCTCTCGAAAATGACACGAAGTTATAAGATTGAACCTTCGATAAAGCACTATAGTTGCATGGTTGATGTGTTAGGCAGGGCAGGACTTCTTGAAGAAGCAGAAGAGCTTATAGATAACATGCCGGTAAAAGCAGATGCCATTATTTGGGGGTCCTTGCTCTCGTGTTGTAGGAAGCACAGTAACATTGAGATGGCAAAACGAGCAGCAAAGCGTGTGATCGAATTGGACCCAAACGACAGCTGCGGTTATGTTCTTATGTCAAATGTCTATGCTGCCTCTAGTCAGTTTCAGGAAGCGACGAAGGAGAGGCTATCGATGAAGGAACAGAAGATAGAGAAAGAACCGGGGTGTAGTTTGATCGAAGTGGACGGAGAGGTTCATGAGTTTATAGCCGGTGGAAGGCTACATCACAAAGCCCCAGAGATCTATTCTCTGTTGGATGAGTTGGGGTTTATGATTCCGGAAATGGGGTAG
- the LOC137739929 gene encoding AT-hook motif nuclear-localized protein 16-like — translation MAGGADLAAPSVVLKTVIDRRQDADKSKSHHRPGIDAMLMAPKLPKEVAPVPEGETLRRPRGRPAGSKNKPKPPIIVTRDSANALRAHAMEVSSGCDVSESLTNFARRKQRGICILSGSGCVTNVTLRQPASSGAIVTLHGRFEILSLLGSILPPPAPPGITGLTIYLAGAQGQVMGGGVVGALIASGPVVIMAASFMNVTFDRLPLDEEEVAAALQNQQHQNGRHHHLDISDLYGLPQNLITNGNVPPEVYSWASGRTMSKT, via the coding sequence ATGGCAGGAGGTGCAGATCTGGCGGCTCCTTCCGTTGTGTTGAAAACTGTAATTGATCGGAGACAAGATGCCGATAAAAGCAAGAGTCACCACAGGCCTGGGATTGATGCAATGCTTATGGCACCCAAGTTGCCCAAGGAAGTGGCACCAGTTCCTGAGGGGGAGACTCTTCGCCGGCCACGTGGGAGGCCAGCAGGTTCGAAGAACAAGCCGAAGCCGCCCATCATAGTCACCCGTGACAGCGCTAATGCGCTTCGTGCTCATGCAATGGAGGTAAGTTCTGGCTGTGATGTGAGTGAGAGTTTAACCAACTTTGCAAGGAGGAAGCAGAGAGGCATTTGCATACTGAGTGGAAGTGGCTGTGTGACCAATGTCACGCTGCGACAACCAGCTTCATCTGGCGCTATTGTGACCCTCCATGGCCGGTTTGAAATCCTGTCATTGCTCGGGTCAATCCTGCCCCCGCCAGCCCCTCCAGGGATCACAGGGCTAACCATATATCTTGCAGGGGCTCAGGGGCAGGTTATGGGAGGGGGTGTGGTCGGTGCGCTCATTGCTTCGGGCCCTGTGGTGATCATGGCTGCCTCGTTCATGAACGTCACTTTTGATCGCCTGCCACTGGATGAAGAGGAAGTTGCGGCGGCTTTGCAAAATCAGCAGCACCAAAACGGCCGCCACCACCACCTGGACATCTCGGATTTATATGGACTTCCTCAGAACCTGATCACTAATGGTAATGTCCCTCCTGAGGTGTACTCCTGGGCATCCGGCCGAACCATGTCAAAAACTTAG